One Thermococcus sp. DNA segment encodes these proteins:
- a CDS encoding sulfite exporter TauE/SafE family protein: MKTMIGNVITGLLAGIALGAFGSGSGAIAVPLLILSGVDPMEAKGSVLTSEVVTSTAGGIVHKSRGNFKKELSTSLLFGIIGAFLGAYLAGYVPVKSSKIIIGIYEIFAGIVLLAVIPRNIIDVDHNRGYHYAIFIGLLAGFVKGFLGTGWGPVGVTLLIILGALPKKVVGSSLFARVLISGTAALTYLITGHVLFSVAAMLCLGGLLGVLIGARLVTFIGESQLRKIIGAFVLLLGVYVLYKALG; the protein is encoded by the coding sequence ATGAAAACCATGATTGGCAATGTGATTACCGGGCTCCTTGCGGGAATCGCCCTCGGTGCCTTTGGAAGCGGAAGCGGAGCCATAGCTGTGCCTCTGTTGATCCTCTCGGGCGTTGATCCAATGGAGGCAAAGGGCAGTGTTCTCACGAGCGAGGTCGTAACCTCCACTGCGGGGGGAATCGTGCACAAAAGCAGGGGAAACTTCAAAAAAGAACTCAGTACTTCCCTTCTTTTCGGAATTATTGGAGCGTTCCTTGGAGCATACCTTGCTGGATATGTCCCAGTCAAAAGCTCGAAGATCATCATAGGCATCTATGAAATATTCGCAGGGATTGTACTGCTTGCTGTTATCCCCCGAAATATCATTGATGTGGATCACAACAGAGGATACCACTACGCCATCTTCATAGGGCTCCTTGCGGGCTTTGTGAAGGGGTTTCTCGGGACGGGATGGGGTCCCGTTGGAGTTACCCTGCTGATAATATTAGGGGCACTGCCAAAAAAAGTTGTGGGATCTTCCCTCTTTGCGAGGGTTTTAATCTCAGGCACGGCCGCACTCACATACCTCATCACGGGGCATGTACTGTTCAGTGTCGCCGCAATGCTCTGCCTCGGAGGATTGCTCGGTGTTTTGATAGGAGCCCGTTTAGTTACATTCATCGGAGAATCACAGCTAAGAAAAATTATCGGCGCATTCGTGCTCTTACTGGGTGTTTATGTTCTTTATAAAGCACTGGGGTGA
- a CDS encoding alkaline phosphatase family protein — translation MEFERKVKEGMERTKKVLVIGLDSAPPELLFNRFIDDMPNVKKLLEKSVYGPMQTGIPAITIPMWMVMVTGKTPGELGLYGFRHRSGYSYTDYWIAHSKKVREKTLWDYLGERGKKSIIVGVPPTYPPKPINGHLVSCFITPDASVDYTYPKELKGEIERLVGEYIFDVPFRREAKDEVKEGLWEMTEKRFEVIRYLIQEKEWDYFHFVEIGLDRLHHAFWRYFDENHHLYPGKGNRYENVIPDYYRLLDREIGETLKLIDLDETAVFIVSDHGIKAMHGNFAVNQWLAEEGLLKVKNPEVLHDGKVKRFESLEVDWKETTAWGWGGYYSRVFLNVLGREKAGKIPLSRFEKVRDEVAEQIKSIRGPNGERWDTKVFYPEDIYPIAKGSKPDIMVYFDNLNWRAAGTVGHPSNYLPENDTGPDDANHSEFGVFSMYLPGFDESKATQLTIYDFTPTVLRFFGVEEPLAEMHGRSIL, via the coding sequence ATGGAGTTTGAAAGGAAAGTTAAGGAGGGAATGGAGCGGACGAAGAAGGTCCTCGTCATAGGCCTCGACTCCGCCCCGCCGGAGCTGCTGTTCAACCGCTTCATAGACGACATGCCCAACGTGAAGAAGCTCCTCGAAAAGTCGGTTTACGGCCCGATGCAGACCGGCATTCCAGCGATAACCATCCCCATGTGGATGGTGATGGTCACCGGCAAGACGCCGGGCGAGCTCGGCCTCTACGGCTTCAGGCACAGGAGCGGCTATTCCTACACTGACTACTGGATAGCCCATAGCAAAAAGGTGAGAGAAAAGACGCTCTGGGACTACCTCGGCGAGCGCGGAAAGAAGTCGATAATAGTGGGCGTTCCTCCGACCTACCCGCCGAAGCCGATCAACGGCCACCTCGTGAGCTGCTTCATAACGCCAGATGCAAGCGTGGACTACACCTATCCAAAAGAGCTGAAGGGCGAGATCGAGAGGCTCGTTGGGGAGTACATCTTCGACGTCCCCTTCAGGAGGGAAGCCAAGGATGAGGTCAAGGAAGGCCTCTGGGAGATGACGGAGAAACGCTTTGAAGTCATACGCTACCTCATCCAGGAGAAGGAGTGGGACTACTTCCACTTCGTCGAGATAGGCCTGGACAGGCTCCACCACGCCTTCTGGCGCTACTTTGATGAAAACCACCACCTCTACCCGGGTAAGGGAAACAGGTACGAGAACGTCATTCCAGACTACTACAGGCTCCTCGACAGGGAGATAGGAGAGACCCTCAAGCTAATAGACCTCGACGAGACGGCTGTCTTCATCGTCTCCGACCACGGAATAAAGGCCATGCACGGCAACTTCGCGGTCAACCAGTGGCTGGCCGAGGAGGGCCTGCTGAAGGTGAAGAACCCCGAGGTTCTCCACGACGGAAAGGTCAAGCGCTTTGAGAGCCTTGAGGTCGACTGGAAGGAAACCACCGCCTGGGGCTGGGGCGGCTACTACTCGCGCGTTTTCCTCAACGTCCTTGGAAGGGAGAAAGCCGGAAAGATACCGCTCTCCAGGTTCGAGAAGGTAAGGGACGAGGTTGCCGAGCAGATAAAGTCAATACGCGGCCCGAACGGCGAGAGGTGGGATACGAAGGTGTTCTACCCCGAGGACATCTATCCGATAGCGAAGGGAAGCAAGCCGGACATAATGGTCTACTTCGACAACCTCAACTGGCGCGCGGCAGGAACCGTCGGCCACCCGAGCAACTACCTGCCTGAGAACGACACCGGGCCCGACGATGCCAACCACTCCGAGTTCGGGGTGTTCTCGATGTATCTTCCGGGCTTCGACGAGAGCAAGGCAACGCAGCTGACCATCTATGACTTCACTCCAACGGTGCTCAGGTTCTTCGGAGTAGAGGAGCCGCTGGCGGAAATGCACGGGAGGAGCATCCTTTAG
- the cysC gene encoding adenylyl-sulfate kinase has translation MGLKNLEKGFTIWLTGPSGAGKTTLAVKLARKLREMGYRVEILDGDTIRKTLYPELGFSKEAREMHNRVVIHMAKLLSRNGVIAIVSLISPYRAVREYARKEIEDFIEVYVYAPLEVRIQRDPKGLYAKALRGEIKGLTGYDGVYEEPENPEVRVDSSKMTPEEEVEAVIEKARELGYLP, from the coding sequence ATGGGGCTCAAAAACCTCGAAAAGGGCTTTACAATCTGGCTCACGGGGCCGAGCGGCGCCGGAAAGACGACTTTGGCGGTAAAGCTCGCGAGGAAGCTCAGGGAAATGGGCTACCGCGTTGAGATACTCGACGGGGACACGATAAGGAAGACGCTGTACCCGGAGCTGGGGTTCAGCAAGGAAGCGAGGGAGATGCACAACCGCGTTGTCATCCACATGGCCAAGCTCCTCAGCAGGAACGGGGTAATAGCAATAGTCTCGCTGATTTCGCCCTATCGAGCGGTTAGGGAGTACGCGAGGAAGGAGATTGAGGACTTCATCGAGGTCTACGTCTACGCCCCGCTTGAGGTGAGAATCCAGCGCGACCCCAAGGGACTGTACGCCAAAGCCCTTAGGGGAGAGATAAAAGGTTTGACGGGCTACGATGGCGTCTACGAGGAGCCCGAAAACCCGGAGGTGAGGGTGGACAGCTCAAAGATGACGCCGGAGGAAGAGGTCGAGGCGGTAATAGAAAAGGCCAGGGAGCTCGGCTACCTGCCCTGA